Proteins from a single region of Acidobacteriota bacterium:
- a CDS encoding glycosyltransferase, giving the protein MCIVTPEFPGPMRCGGAGTAVYWHARTLADAGIAVDVLLTADVEIGTAERWTRRLALELGITFVEAHSWMARERPDVAETRFSPGGSNLIRSQWVLEFLRARPYDVVYLQDYLGHGMAALQARAAGLDFQDTRFALTLHGPTRWALDGLEMFPSSPETLGVDHQEKTSVELADRVFAPSRYLREWAVSQWHVSRRDIDVLPYCFTDAPTRRRRVVHGPFRHLVFFGRLETRKGLENFLQAVTSSASLRRDVRQITFLGKSGTASSTSGRELIERTLGEGGAPDWQILDTKDTFQAWDWLQRQRDVLVVAPSLSDNLPYAVIELFQRRLPFITTDIGGIPEIVGDNPGVMCAPSAAALRERLENVVGVGRLAVAYDTGHDARAARKATLARHRELVADQARATKRIRSKRVVTRTSARRSRTPDVSVVVTHFNYGGYLPYALRSLANQQCNFPYEVLVVDDASSRADHRDAFLAMSREYAGDRRFRFFPETVNRGAGGARNFAAAHAKGKYLVFFDADNEALPDLLAVYRQAIETSGCDAMSCYVAIVQQDDYAAPRSIGPVKADAIYAPPGGSIEAGYFANVFGDTCAIHRRSVFERVGGFSADSPWYRRLPSGDFDWELFAKLNLAGFKVGVVPRVLFRYRSSSANQQSQNVRWHYRIRSIIRARYSTPDARRRVDWEWMLGLTEAYRSHQAVSGRSHYDHLAGLPDDQLMMLIGRRPGGQHGETIRRIRERLAPLAASWDGTKPRVFLYGAGLHTRVLLGVVPELARMVVGIIDRSAQVAFLDWPVMTPDQYRPAPRDVIVYSSKEHEEVMYAGFAHHPVEHVLIHRTPRAGVTGVSPRRTEARTAS; this is encoded by the coding sequence GTGTGCATCGTCACGCCCGAGTTCCCCGGGCCGATGCGCTGCGGCGGCGCGGGTACGGCGGTGTACTGGCATGCCCGCACGCTCGCGGACGCCGGCATCGCCGTCGATGTGCTCCTGACGGCTGACGTCGAGATCGGAACGGCGGAGCGCTGGACGCGACGACTGGCCCTCGAACTCGGCATCACGTTCGTCGAGGCCCACTCGTGGATGGCACGTGAACGACCCGACGTGGCCGAGACGCGCTTCTCGCCAGGCGGCAGCAACCTGATTCGTTCGCAGTGGGTCCTCGAGTTCCTCCGAGCCCGCCCGTATGACGTCGTGTACCTGCAGGACTATCTCGGGCACGGGATGGCAGCGTTGCAGGCCCGCGCCGCCGGTCTGGACTTCCAGGACACGCGATTCGCGCTCACGCTGCACGGACCCACGCGATGGGCACTCGACGGCCTGGAGATGTTCCCATCGTCACCCGAGACGCTGGGGGTCGACCATCAGGAGAAGACGTCCGTCGAACTCGCCGACCGCGTGTTCGCACCGTCGCGATACCTGCGTGAGTGGGCGGTGAGCCAGTGGCATGTGAGCCGGCGCGACATCGACGTGCTGCCGTATTGCTTCACCGATGCGCCGACACGTCGGCGACGCGTCGTCCATGGGCCGTTTCGACACCTCGTTTTCTTCGGCCGGCTCGAAACGCGCAAGGGCCTCGAGAACTTTCTCCAGGCGGTGACGTCCAGCGCCAGCCTGCGGCGGGACGTGCGACAGATCACGTTTCTCGGCAAGAGTGGAACTGCCTCGAGTACGAGTGGCCGCGAACTGATCGAGCGGACGCTCGGTGAAGGGGGGGCGCCAGACTGGCAGATTCTCGATACCAAGGACACGTTCCAGGCGTGGGACTGGCTGCAACGCCAGCGCGACGTGCTCGTGGTGGCGCCCAGTCTGTCCGACAACCTGCCCTACGCCGTCATCGAGCTCTTCCAGCGCCGATTGCCCTTCATCACCACCGATATCGGCGGCATCCCGGAGATCGTCGGCGACAACCCTGGTGTGATGTGCGCGCCCTCGGCAGCCGCGTTGCGCGAGCGGCTCGAGAACGTGGTCGGCGTCGGCCGGCTTGCCGTTGCGTACGACACGGGCCATGACGCGCGCGCGGCAAGGAAGGCGACGCTCGCCAGGCACCGCGAGCTGGTGGCTGACCAGGCTCGCGCCACGAAACGGATCCGGTCGAAGCGTGTCGTGACGCGGACATCGGCGCGTCGATCGCGCACACCCGACGTCTCGGTGGTCGTGACTCACTTCAACTACGGTGGATATCTGCCGTACGCGCTTCGCTCGCTCGCGAACCAGCAGTGCAACTTTCCGTACGAAGTGCTGGTCGTCGACGATGCATCCAGCAGGGCGGACCATCGGGACGCGTTTCTGGCGATGAGCCGCGAGTACGCCGGCGATCGGCGGTTCCGGTTCTTCCCCGAGACGGTGAATCGCGGTGCGGGTGGTGCCAGGAATTTCGCGGCAGCGCACGCGAAGGGCAAGTACCTGGTGTTCTTCGACGCAGACAACGAGGCGCTGCCCGATCTGCTGGCCGTCTACCGGCAGGCGATCGAGACGTCAGGTTGCGACGCGATGTCGTGCTATGTCGCCATCGTGCAGCAGGACGACTACGCGGCTCCCCGATCGATCGGTCCTGTCAAGGCAGACGCGATCTATGCACCGCCTGGCGGCAGCATCGAAGCCGGTTACTTCGCCAACGTGTTCGGCGACACGTGTGCCATTCACCGCCGGAGTGTCTTCGAACGAGTCGGCGGGTTCTCCGCCGACTCACCCTGGTACCGACGCCTGCCATCCGGTGACTTCGACTGGGAGCTCTTCGCGAAGCTGAACCTGGCCGGCTTCAAGGTCGGCGTCGTCCCACGCGTCCTGTTCCGCTATCGTTCCAGTTCGGCCAACCAGCAGAGCCAGAACGTTCGGTGGCATTACCGGATCCGGTCGATCATCCGTGCGCGATACAGCACGCCTGACGCCCGACGACGTGTCGACTGGGAATGGATGCTGGGGCTGACCGAGGCGTATCGCTCGCACCAGGCGGTGAGCGGGCGCTCACATTACGACCATCTGGCCGGGTTGCCTGACGATCAGCTCATGATGCTCATCGGGCGACGTCCGGGCGGGCAGCACGGCGAGACGATACGCCGGATACGCGAGCGACTGGCGCCACTGGCTGCGAGCTGGGACGGCACGAAGCCGCGCGTCTTCCTCTACGGTGCCGGACTGCACACGCGCGTGCTGCTCGGCGTGGTGCCTGAACTCGCACGCATGGTCGTCGGGATCATCGACCGCAGTGCACAAGTGGCGTTCCTCGACTGGCCGGTGATGACGCCGGACCAGTATCGTCCAGCCCCGCGGGACGTCATCGTGTATTCATCGAAGGAGCACGAAGAGGTGATGTACGCCGGCTTCGCTCACCATCCGGTGGAGCACGTGCTGATCCACCGCACGCCGCGTGCCGGCGTCACCGGCGTGTCGCCACGTCGCACCGAGGCGCGCACGGCGTCGTAG
- a CDS encoding DUF488 family protein — protein MAVAIVRLGTPRLPDEGLRLGTVRRPPRGVPKEEFAARDFYDVWVPMLAPSESLVGMALHAHDDKTWRTFVRRYRAEMKVPEASHLLDLLATLSRRTNFSVGCYCKLEERCHRSVLRALLSEHGATMA, from the coding sequence GTGGCCGTTGCGATTGTGAGGCTCGGAACTCCACGCCTGCCCGATGAGGGGCTCAGGCTCGGCACCGTCCGTCGTCCACCACGCGGCGTGCCCAAGGAGGAGTTCGCCGCGCGCGATTTCTACGACGTGTGGGTGCCGATGCTGGCGCCGAGCGAGTCGCTCGTGGGGATGGCGCTTCACGCGCACGACGACAAGACATGGCGCACGTTCGTCCGCCGCTACCGCGCGGAGATGAAAGTGCCAGAGGCGTCGCACCTGCTCGACCTCCTCGCGACGCTGTCGCGCCGGACGAACTTCTCCGTCGGCTGCTACTGCAAGCTCGAAGAGCGCTGTCACCGGTCGGTGCTGAGAGCCCTCCTCTCCGAGCACGGCGCCACGATGGCCTGA
- a CDS encoding maleylpyruvate isomerase N-terminal domain-containing protein: MDEKALFLGFWTRESGVTRTVLSRIPEGSTYTPDPKSRTAQEIAWQIVCEEGMLIDAMEKGTFEWTPPPAPATMADVLAAYDAQAAAMPARWAALPDERWSGSMEFFGSSRPAAQMAWSFLFDLVHHRGQITTYLRPMGSTVPQVYGPSADEP, from the coding sequence ATGGACGAGAAGGCATTGTTCCTCGGGTTCTGGACTCGTGAGTCCGGAGTGACGCGCACGGTGTTGTCGCGCATCCCGGAGGGCTCGACGTACACGCCCGACCCGAAGTCGCGCACGGCGCAGGAGATCGCGTGGCAGATCGTCTGCGAAGAGGGCATGCTCATCGACGCGATGGAGAAGGGCACCTTCGAGTGGACGCCTCCTCCCGCGCCGGCCACGATGGCGGACGTGCTCGCTGCGTACGACGCCCAGGCCGCCGCGATGCCCGCGCGATGGGCCGCGCTGCCTGACGAGCGCTGGAGCGGCTCGATGGAGTTCTTCGGCAGCTCGCGGCCAGCCGCGCAGATGGCCTGGAGCTTCCTCTTCGATCTCGTCCATCATCGCGGCCAGATCACCACGTACCTGCGGCCGATGGGGTCGACCGTGCCGCAGGTGTACGGGCCGTCGGCCGACGAACCGTAA
- a CDS encoding dipeptidase produces the protein MSLRVPPSILALAGLLALAAGASAQPADPALVERARAIHERVITLDTHVDIDPRNFVAGPKGYASAIDTQVNLPKMEKGGLDAAFFIVYVGQGPLTKEGYDKAYASAIDKFDAIHRLTEQIAPDRIGLALTAADVRRIAASGRKVALIGVENAYPIGTDLSRIKEFHDRGGRYLSLAHNGHSQFADSNTGDADGKWLHGGLSPLGKQAIAEMNRVGFMIDLSHPSKQSNLQAMALSKAPVIASHSSARAVANHSRNLDDEELAAVKQNGGVVQTVAFDGYVKIKPADSPERAAAMVEVRKVIPAGGFGAMTDDQRAELRKRMAAVNAKYPVPRATVADFVDHVDYLVRKIGIDHVGISSDFDGGGGVDGWSGADETLNVTIELVRRGYTEEQIGKLWSGNLLRVMDDVQRVAAELQKTARQ, from the coding sequence ATGAGTCTCCGCGTTCCACCCTCCATCCTCGCTCTCGCCGGCCTGCTGGCTCTTGCCGCAGGTGCTTCCGCTCAGCCGGCCGACCCGGCGCTCGTCGAACGGGCTCGCGCCATACACGAGCGCGTGATCACCCTCGACACGCACGTGGACATCGATCCGCGCAATTTCGTGGCCGGCCCGAAGGGCTACGCGAGCGCCATCGACACGCAGGTCAACCTTCCGAAGATGGAGAAGGGCGGTCTCGACGCCGCGTTCTTCATCGTCTACGTGGGTCAGGGACCGCTGACCAAAGAGGGCTACGACAAGGCGTACGCGAGTGCGATCGACAAGTTCGACGCGATCCACAGGCTCACCGAACAGATCGCACCGGACCGCATCGGCCTGGCGTTGACGGCTGCCGACGTGCGGCGCATCGCCGCGTCGGGCCGGAAGGTGGCGCTCATCGGCGTCGAGAACGCGTACCCGATCGGCACGGACCTCTCGCGCATCAAGGAGTTCCACGACCGCGGCGGCCGCTACCTGTCGCTCGCGCACAACGGCCACAGCCAGTTCGCCGACTCGAACACCGGAGACGCCGACGGCAAGTGGCTGCACGGCGGTCTCAGCCCGCTCGGCAAGCAGGCCATCGCCGAGATGAACCGCGTGGGCTTCATGATCGACCTCTCGCATCCGTCCAAGCAGTCGAACCTGCAGGCGATGGCGCTCTCGAAGGCGCCCGTCATCGCCTCGCACTCGTCGGCGCGCGCTGTCGCCAATCACAGCCGCAACCTGGACGATGAGGAACTGGCGGCGGTGAAGCAGAACGGCGGCGTGGTGCAGACGGTGGCGTTCGACGGCTACGTGAAGATCAAGCCTGCCGATTCACCCGAGCGCGCCGCGGCGATGGTCGAAGTCCGCAAGGTCATCCCCGCTGGCGGCTTCGGGGCCATGACCGACGACCAGCGCGCGGAACTGCGCAAGAGGATGGCGGCCGTCAACGCGAAGTACCCCGTGCCCCGCGCAACGGTGGCGGACTTCGTCGATCACGTCGACTACCTCGTCCGCAAGATCGGCATCGATCACGTGGGGATCTCGTCGGACTTCGACGGCGGTGGCGGCGTGGACGGCTGGAGCGGCGCCGACGAGACGCTCAACGTCACGATCGAACTCGTACGGCGCGGATACACCGAGGAGCAGATCGGCAAGCTGTGGAGCGGCAACCTGCTGCGCGTGATGGACGACGTACAGCGCGTGGCGGCGGAGTTGCAGAAGACCGCACGGCAGTAG
- a CDS encoding error-prone DNA polymerase: MVGRQRCPSRLLLRTDRRRHAVVGLLRPSPQALLPSGVRGVTAQPYVPLWCKSNGSFLEGASHPEQLIETAETLGLPSLALTDRDGVYGIVRAHVEAKQRGRHLIVGAQVTVGAVDASTTPSTIVLLAQDRGGYANLCRLITIGRRRRPKGESLVTWDEVCSHAAGLLALWGGDTSMLVRESDEEIDPAAGMLCDAFGDRLYAMAARHRRDTETAEEARLRARAARYGLAVVAAVEVLYHDPARRALQDVMTCIRHGVTVHSAGRLLKPNAGHALLGHQNFATLFADDQAAVALTVDVASRCRFSLDQLRYRYPAEHVPGGLTSSSWLRHLSYEGARNRYGGETPHAVLEQIDKELALIDELDYGGYFLTMHDIVTFCASKKILCQGRGSAANSVVCYALGITAVDPQRVQLLFERFLSRERDEPPDIDLDVMHERREEVIQHIYEKYGRRHAAMVANVVRYQPRSAVRDVGKALGLSETTLDRLARLLSHHGKVSINTLRDVGLDPAAPLHRHLLELSSEILQAPRHLSIHPGGFLLGHEPVHDIVPIENATMADRTVIQWDKDDVDAIGLFKVDILGLGALTQLDRIFRLLASHRGVDLSMASIPENDEATYAMIGAAKTVGVFQIESRAQMSMLPRLRPRNYYDLVIQLSIVRPGPIVGGMVHPYLRRRKGEEAVIYPHDCLKPVLERTLGVPLFQEQVMKLAIVAADYTPGEADQLRRDMAAWRRSGRLEQHRERLVTRMVAKGIAPEFAERVYQQILGFGEYGFPESHAASFAIISYASSWLRRHYPAEFTCGLLNAQPMGFYSVATIIEDAKRQGVDVRPVHAQASAWDCTLEDVERPASCDCGSVDDAHDRRFAVRMGLRFVKGFARKECDSLLAARAHAPFASLADVARRTGLGRRALDVLAEAGAFESLDPSRRAVLWEMPGAVLDARLPLALAGAQDVPVPTFLPLDSGETVAWDYRASSHSVRGHPMASLRHALRRQGICDAETAQKTPSGTTVRYAGVVTHRQRPETASGVTFMTLEDETGSVNLVIWARTFEAFSVVARTAPLLGVTGTIEAKDHVVHLIARRLWVPRAARMRASIKSRDFH; this comes from the coding sequence ATGGTGGGTCGGCAGCGGTGTCCGTCGCGACTACTACTTCGCACCGACAGGCGACGGCACGCTGTTGTGGGTCTACTTCGACCATCGCCACAAGCGCTTCTTCCTTCAGGGGTGCGTGGAGTGACGGCACAGCCCTACGTCCCCCTCTGGTGCAAGAGCAACGGTTCGTTCCTCGAAGGCGCCAGCCACCCGGAGCAGTTGATCGAAACGGCGGAGACGCTCGGCCTGCCGTCGCTGGCCCTGACCGACCGCGACGGCGTGTACGGCATCGTTCGCGCGCACGTCGAAGCGAAGCAGCGCGGCCGTCATCTGATCGTCGGTGCGCAGGTCACTGTTGGCGCCGTCGATGCGTCGACGACCCCCTCCACCATCGTCCTGCTCGCACAGGATCGCGGCGGCTACGCGAATCTCTGTCGCCTCATCACGATCGGACGACGACGACGGCCGAAGGGAGAGTCGCTGGTCACGTGGGATGAGGTGTGCAGCCATGCCGCCGGACTGCTCGCGCTCTGGGGTGGAGACACCAGCATGCTCGTGCGCGAGTCCGATGAGGAGATCGATCCGGCCGCCGGCATGCTGTGCGACGCCTTCGGCGATCGGCTGTACGCCATGGCCGCACGTCATCGTCGAGACACGGAGACCGCTGAAGAGGCGCGCCTGCGAGCACGAGCGGCCCGCTACGGTCTTGCCGTCGTGGCGGCTGTCGAAGTGCTGTATCACGACCCCGCGCGGCGCGCGCTGCAGGACGTGATGACCTGCATCCGTCACGGCGTCACTGTCCATTCAGCCGGCCGGTTGCTGAAACCGAACGCCGGACACGCGCTCCTCGGTCATCAGAATTTCGCAACGCTCTTTGCCGACGACCAGGCGGCTGTCGCGCTCACAGTCGACGTCGCGTCGCGCTGCCGCTTCTCGCTGGATCAGCTCAGGTATCGCTATCCCGCTGAACACGTTCCAGGAGGGCTGACGTCGTCCTCGTGGCTTCGCCATCTGTCATATGAAGGGGCTCGGAACCGGTACGGTGGCGAGACGCCTCATGCGGTGCTCGAGCAGATCGACAAGGAACTGGCGCTCATCGACGAGCTCGATTACGGCGGCTATTTCCTGACGATGCACGACATCGTCACGTTCTGCGCGTCGAAGAAGATTCTCTGTCAGGGCAGAGGGTCGGCGGCCAACTCGGTGGTCTGCTATGCGCTCGGCATCACCGCTGTCGATCCGCAGCGGGTCCAGTTGCTCTTCGAGCGGTTCCTCTCGAGGGAACGCGACGAGCCGCCGGACATCGACCTCGACGTGATGCACGAACGGCGCGAGGAAGTCATCCAGCACATCTACGAGAAGTACGGCCGTCGACACGCGGCGATGGTGGCCAACGTCGTCCGCTATCAGCCACGGTCGGCGGTGCGCGATGTCGGCAAGGCGCTCGGCCTGTCGGAAACGACACTCGACCGACTGGCGCGGTTGCTGTCCCATCACGGGAAGGTGTCCATCAACACGCTTCGCGACGTGGGGCTCGACCCGGCGGCGCCGCTCCATCGACATCTCCTGGAGTTGAGCAGCGAGATTCTCCAGGCACCGCGGCATCTGTCGATCCACCCTGGCGGCTTCCTCCTGGGGCACGAACCGGTACACGACATCGTGCCTATCGAGAACGCCACGATGGCCGATCGCACGGTCATCCAGTGGGACAAGGACGATGTGGACGCGATCGGGCTGTTCAAGGTGGACATCCTGGGACTCGGCGCGCTGACGCAGCTTGATCGCATCTTTCGCCTGCTGGCCAGCCATCGCGGCGTGGATCTGTCGATGGCTTCGATTCCGGAGAACGACGAGGCGACCTACGCCATGATCGGAGCGGCGAAGACGGTTGGCGTCTTCCAGATCGAGTCGCGTGCGCAGATGTCGATGCTGCCGCGGCTGCGTCCCAGGAACTACTACGACCTCGTCATCCAGCTCAGCATCGTGCGGCCCGGCCCCATCGTCGGGGGCATGGTCCATCCGTACCTGCGCCGGCGGAAAGGTGAGGAAGCCGTCATCTATCCGCACGATTGCCTGAAGCCCGTGCTCGAGAGAACGCTTGGCGTACCGCTCTTCCAGGAGCAGGTCATGAAGCTGGCGATCGTCGCGGCCGACTACACGCCCGGCGAGGCGGACCAGTTGCGTCGCGACATGGCCGCGTGGCGTCGGTCGGGTCGTCTCGAACAGCACAGGGAACGGCTCGTGACGCGCATGGTGGCCAAGGGCATCGCGCCCGAGTTCGCGGAGCGTGTCTATCAACAGATCCTGGGCTTCGGCGAATATGGCTTCCCCGAGAGCCACGCCGCCTCGTTCGCGATCATCAGTTACGCATCGTCATGGCTGCGGCGGCACTATCCGGCGGAGTTCACGTGCGGATTGCTGAACGCACAGCCGATGGGCTTCTACTCCGTGGCGACGATCATCGAGGATGCCAAGCGGCAGGGTGTGGACGTTCGGCCGGTGCACGCGCAGGCGAGCGCATGGGATTGCACGCTCGAGGATGTCGAGCGGCCGGCGTCGTGCGACTGTGGATCCGTCGACGATGCGCACGACCGCCGATTCGCGGTGCGGATGGGACTTCGCTTCGTCAAGGGCTTTGCCCGGAAGGAGTGCGACAGCTTACTCGCGGCGCGCGCGCACGCGCCGTTCGCGTCGCTGGCCGACGTGGCGCGGCGAACGGGGCTCGGGCGGCGGGCGCTCGACGTGCTGGCCGAAGCGGGTGCGTTCGAGAGCCTCGATCCGTCGCGCCGCGCCGTGCTGTGGGAAATGCCCGGTGCCGTCCTCGATGCGCGCCTGCCGCTGGCGCTTGCAGGTGCGCAGGACGTGCCCGTCCCGACGTTCCTGCCCCTCGATTCGGGAGAGACCGTCGCCTGGGACTACCGGGCGTCTTCGCACAGCGTGCGCGGACATCCGATGGCGTCGTTGCGGCACGCGCTCAGGCGCCAGGGGATCTGCGATGCGGAGACCGCGCAGAAGACGCCGTCGGGCACCACCGTGCGGTATGCCGGCGTCGTGACGCACCGCCAGCGTCCGGAGACCGCCTCCGGCGTGACGTTCATGACACTCGAGGACGAGACAGGCTCCGTCAATCTCGTGATCTGGGCGCGCACGTTCGAGGCGTTCTCGGTTGTCGCGCGGACCGCGCCCCTGCTCGGGGTCACCGGAACGATCGAAGCGAAGGACCATGTCGTCCACCTGATCGCCAGGCGCCTGTGGGTCCCGCGCGCCGCCAGGATGCGCGCATCGATCAAGAGCCGCGACTTCCATTGA
- a CDS encoding recombinase A, which translates to MLALASRLDTLAAASAPVLPEPAHPPLWQLSDLAGRLVELSGQQAAARLTAAFGLVLEAQICGDRAAWVTCGQGTFFPPDVAAGGVDVESLPVVRIDHTRAAGRAAEHLVRSGGFGLVVVDLANDTARARPEPSPHALPVPLLMRLLALARTHHAAVLMLTKKSPDAASINSLISLRAEAQWSACSGRYDVCVRALKDKRRAPGWHHVEACRGSVGMR; encoded by the coding sequence ATGCTGGCCCTCGCTTCGCGCCTCGACACGCTTGCCGCAGCGTCGGCACCGGTGCTTCCCGAGCCGGCCCATCCGCCGCTCTGGCAATTGAGCGATCTGGCGGGCCGCCTGGTGGAACTGTCGGGCCAGCAGGCGGCGGCGCGCCTGACGGCGGCGTTCGGGCTCGTGCTCGAGGCGCAGATCTGTGGCGATCGGGCGGCATGGGTCACGTGCGGACAGGGCACGTTCTTCCCGCCGGACGTGGCGGCCGGCGGCGTGGACGTCGAGTCGCTGCCGGTGGTGCGCATCGATCACACGCGCGCCGCGGGACGGGCCGCCGAGCATCTCGTCCGCTCGGGCGGCTTCGGGCTCGTGGTGGTCGACCTGGCCAACGACACGGCACGCGCGCGTCCCGAGCCATCACCGCACGCGCTGCCGGTGCCGCTGCTGATGCGACTCCTGGCCCTTGCGCGCACGCATCACGCAGCCGTGCTGATGCTGACGAAGAAGTCGCCTGATGCGGCGTCGATCAACTCGCTGATCTCGCTGCGCGCCGAGGCGCAGTGGAGCGCGTGCAGCGGACGCTACGACGTGTGCGTCCGCGCCCTCAAGGACAAGCGCCGCGCACCGGGATGGCATCACGTGGAGGCATGCCGTGGATCGGTGGGCATGCGTTGA
- a CDS encoding SRPBCC domain-containing protein, with product MENRTTVERTSERELVVTRTFDAPARIVFEAWTRPELFTRWWLPKSMGMSLRSCEMDVRVGGTYRLEFEPDGMAFFGTYLEVAPHSRLVWTNEEGGEGGPVTTVTFEETGGRTLLVLHELHPSKEALDAAGTGAADAMVETFAQLDELLASSAS from the coding sequence ATGGAGAACCGCACGACAGTGGAACGGACGTCCGAGCGCGAGCTCGTCGTGACGAGAACCTTCGACGCCCCGGCGCGCATCGTGTTCGAGGCGTGGACCAGGCCCGAGCTGTTCACGCGGTGGTGGCTTCCCAAGTCGATGGGCATGTCCCTGCGTTCCTGCGAGATGGATGTTCGCGTCGGGGGCACGTACCGTCTCGAGTTCGAACCCGATGGAATGGCGTTCTTCGGTACGTACCTCGAAGTGGCACCGCACTCGCGCCTCGTGTGGACCAATGAGGAAGGCGGTGAGGGCGGACCTGTCACCACGGTGACATTCGAGGAAACGGGGGGCAGGACGCTGCTGGTCCTGCACGAGCTCCATCCCTCGAAGGAAGCGCTCGACGCGGCCGGTACCGGAGCGGCCGATGCGATGGTCGAGACGTTTGCGCAGCTGGACGAGCTCCTCGCCTCGAGCGCGTCGTAG
- a CDS encoding winged helix-turn-helix transcriptional regulator produces the protein MVQCCPARFDASFAALSDTTRRGVLEQLGRADASITDLAEKFRMTLTGMKKHVGVLEQAGLVITEKVGRVRTCRLGPGRLEEEAAWLERHRQLWDARFSALDTVVEELERKETVDGRRKRK, from the coding sequence ATGGTTCAGTGTTGCCCCGCCCGCTTCGATGCGTCGTTCGCCGCGCTCTCGGACACCACCCGACGCGGCGTGCTCGAGCAGCTCGGGCGCGCAGACGCGTCGATCACCGACCTTGCCGAGAAGTTCCGGATGACCCTCACGGGCATGAAGAAGCACGTCGGCGTGCTGGAGCAGGCGGGGCTCGTCATCACGGAGAAGGTCGGACGCGTGCGGACCTGCAGGCTCGGCCCGGGCCGGCTGGAGGAAGAGGCGGCATGGCTCGAGAGACATCGTCAGCTCTGGGACGCGCGTTTCAGCGCGCTGGACACGGTTGTCGAGGAACTGGAACGGAAGGAGACAGTCGATGGACGCAGGAAGAGGAAGTGA